One window of Branchiostoma lanceolatum isolate klBraLanc5 chromosome 8, klBraLanc5.hap2, whole genome shotgun sequence genomic DNA carries:
- the LOC136440902 gene encoding selenocysteine lyase-like isoform X1 — protein MDLSRPRAKSQSSVYLDYNATTPLEPEVLTAIQTALQTAWGNPSSSYEAGKKAKATIDTARTNIAKMVGGKKEDVIFTSGGTEANNMVILTAMKHFWKTFPEAGGGGDRENGPTQHRSVKPHIITTNIEHDSVRLPLEAFQKEGRIDVTFVPASKLTGRVEVQDVLAAVRPTTCLVTIMMANNETGIIMPVGDIMRAVRSVNSDNRSASQPRILLHTDAAQTIGKVAVDVEELGVDYLTVVGHKFYGPRIGALYIRGLRHDTPLYPMLYGGGQEDNYRPGTENTGMIAGLGMAASLVNKDLEKYESHMREVRDYLEQQLKDRFGSSVQFNGKLPGSERIPNTCNVSILGQGLQGQRVLSRCPHLQASVGSACHSHNINRPSHILLAIGIPCEVAGNALRLSVGRHTTKQDIDLVLQDLQEAVTAITAEEQSTQNSC, from the exons ATGGACTTGAGCAGACCAAGAGCAAAGTCACAAAG CAGTGTCTATCTAGACTACAATGCTACCACACCGTTGGAGCCTGAGGTTCTAACAGCCATCCAGACAGCCCTGCAGACAGCATGGGGAAACCCCAGCAGCTCATATGaagcag GGAAGAAGGCCAAAGCTACCATCGATACTGCCAGGACCAACATCGCCAAGATGGTTGGTGGGAAAAAGGAAGACGTCATTTTCACCTCGGGCGGAACAGAG GCCAACAACATGGTGATCCTCACTGCCATGAAGCACTTCTGGAAGACTTTCCCTGAGGCTGGGGGAGGAGGAGACAGGGAGAATGGCCCCACACAGCACAGGAGTGTCAAACCACACATCATCACAACTAACATAGAACATGACTCCGTCAGACTGCCACTGGAGGCTTTTCAAAAGGAGGGGAGAATTG ATGTGACCTTTGTGCCGGCCTCCAAGCTGACCGGTCGCGTTGAGGTCCAGGACGTTCTGGCTGCAGTTCGGCCCACCACCTGCCTGGTCACTATCATGATGGCTAACAATGAGACTGGCATCATCATG CCTGTAGGAGACATAATGAGAGCGGTGAGGTCTGTAAATAGTGACAACAGAAGTGCCTCTCAGCCCAGGATCCTGCTCCACACAGATGCTGCCCAGACCATTGGGAAAGTTGCAGTTGATGTAGAGGAGTTAGGGGTGGATTATCTTACTGTGGTGGGCCACAAG TTCTATGGCCCCAGGATTGGTGCCCTGTATATTCGTGGTCTGAGACATGACACCCCACTGTACCCCATGTTGTATGGAGGGGGACAGGAGGACAACTACAGACCAGG CACTGAGAATACCGGCATGATTGCAGGGCTTGGGATG GCTGCTTCCCTTGTAAACAAAGACTTGGAGAAGTACGAGTCTCACATGAGGGAGGTGAGAGACTACCTGGAACAGCAGCTTAAG GACAGGTTTGGCAGCTCTGTGCAGTTCAACGGTAAGCTGCCTGGGAGTGAGCGGATCCCCAACACCTGCAATGTGTCCATCCTGGGGCAGGGTCTACAGG GTCAGAGAGTGTTGTCCAGGTGTCCACACCTACAGGCCAGTGTGGGGTCTGCCTGTCACTCACATAACATCAACAG ACCCTCCCACATCCTGCTGGCCATCGGGATCCCCTGTGAGGTTGCGGGGAACGCCCTGCGACTGAGCGTGGGCAGGCACACCACTAAACAGGACATTGACCTGGTGCTACAGGACCTACAGGAGGCTGTCACAGCCATCACAGCAGAGGAGCAGTCAACACAGAACTCCTGCTGA
- the LOC136440902 gene encoding selenocysteine lyase-like isoform X2 translates to MDLSRPRAKSQSVYLDYNATTPLEPEVLTAIQTALQTAWGNPSSSYEAGKKAKATIDTARTNIAKMVGGKKEDVIFTSGGTEANNMVILTAMKHFWKTFPEAGGGGDRENGPTQHRSVKPHIITTNIEHDSVRLPLEAFQKEGRIDVTFVPASKLTGRVEVQDVLAAVRPTTCLVTIMMANNETGIIMPVGDIMRAVRSVNSDNRSASQPRILLHTDAAQTIGKVAVDVEELGVDYLTVVGHKFYGPRIGALYIRGLRHDTPLYPMLYGGGQEDNYRPGTENTGMIAGLGMAASLVNKDLEKYESHMREVRDYLEQQLKDRFGSSVQFNGKLPGSERIPNTCNVSILGQGLQGQRVLSRCPHLQASVGSACHSHNINRPSHILLAIGIPCEVAGNALRLSVGRHTTKQDIDLVLQDLQEAVTAITAEEQSTQNSC, encoded by the exons ATGGACTTGAGCAGACCAAGAGCAAAGTCACAAAG TGTCTATCTAGACTACAATGCTACCACACCGTTGGAGCCTGAGGTTCTAACAGCCATCCAGACAGCCCTGCAGACAGCATGGGGAAACCCCAGCAGCTCATATGaagcag GGAAGAAGGCCAAAGCTACCATCGATACTGCCAGGACCAACATCGCCAAGATGGTTGGTGGGAAAAAGGAAGACGTCATTTTCACCTCGGGCGGAACAGAG GCCAACAACATGGTGATCCTCACTGCCATGAAGCACTTCTGGAAGACTTTCCCTGAGGCTGGGGGAGGAGGAGACAGGGAGAATGGCCCCACACAGCACAGGAGTGTCAAACCACACATCATCACAACTAACATAGAACATGACTCCGTCAGACTGCCACTGGAGGCTTTTCAAAAGGAGGGGAGAATTG ATGTGACCTTTGTGCCGGCCTCCAAGCTGACCGGTCGCGTTGAGGTCCAGGACGTTCTGGCTGCAGTTCGGCCCACCACCTGCCTGGTCACTATCATGATGGCTAACAATGAGACTGGCATCATCATG CCTGTAGGAGACATAATGAGAGCGGTGAGGTCTGTAAATAGTGACAACAGAAGTGCCTCTCAGCCCAGGATCCTGCTCCACACAGATGCTGCCCAGACCATTGGGAAAGTTGCAGTTGATGTAGAGGAGTTAGGGGTGGATTATCTTACTGTGGTGGGCCACAAG TTCTATGGCCCCAGGATTGGTGCCCTGTATATTCGTGGTCTGAGACATGACACCCCACTGTACCCCATGTTGTATGGAGGGGGACAGGAGGACAACTACAGACCAGG CACTGAGAATACCGGCATGATTGCAGGGCTTGGGATG GCTGCTTCCCTTGTAAACAAAGACTTGGAGAAGTACGAGTCTCACATGAGGGAGGTGAGAGACTACCTGGAACAGCAGCTTAAG GACAGGTTTGGCAGCTCTGTGCAGTTCAACGGTAAGCTGCCTGGGAGTGAGCGGATCCCCAACACCTGCAATGTGTCCATCCTGGGGCAGGGTCTACAGG GTCAGAGAGTGTTGTCCAGGTGTCCACACCTACAGGCCAGTGTGGGGTCTGCCTGTCACTCACATAACATCAACAG ACCCTCCCACATCCTGCTGGCCATCGGGATCCCCTGTGAGGTTGCGGGGAACGCCCTGCGACTGAGCGTGGGCAGGCACACCACTAAACAGGACATTGACCTGGTGCTACAGGACCTACAGGAGGCTGTCACAGCCATCACAGCAGAGGAGCAGTCAACACAGAACTCCTGCTGA